A genomic stretch from Mesoplodon densirostris isolate mMesDen1 chromosome 3, mMesDen1 primary haplotype, whole genome shotgun sequence includes:
- the LOC132485996 gene encoding histone H2A type 3 translates to MSGRGKQGGKARAKAKSRSSRAGLQFPVGRVHRLLRKGNYSERVGAGAPVYLAAVLEYLTAEILELAGNAARDNKKTRIIPRHLQLAIRNDEELNKLLGRVTIAQGGVLPNIQAVLLPKKTESHHKAKGK, encoded by the coding sequence ATGTCTGGCCGAGGCAAACAGGGAGGCAAGGCGCGCGCGAAAGCGAAGTCGCGCTCGTCGCGCGCGGGCCTGCAGTTTCCTGTCGGCCGAGTGCACCGGCTGCTCCGGAAAGGTAACTATTCTGAGCGTGTGGGTGCTGGTGCGCCTGTGTATCTAGCAGCCGTGCTGGAGTACCTGACGGCTGAGATCTTGGAGCTGGCGGGTAACGCGGCGCGTGACAACAAGAAGACTCGTATTATCCCGCGCCACCTGCAGTTGGCTATCCGCAACGACGAAGAGCTCAACAAGCTGTTGGGCCGCGTGACCATCGCGCAGGGCGGCGTCCTGCCCAACATCCAGGCCGTGTTGCTGCCCAAGAAGACGGAGAGCCACCACAAGGCCAAGGGCAAGTGA
- the LOC132485997 gene encoding histone H2B type 3-B → MPDPSKSAPAPKKGSKKAVTKAQKKDGKKRKRSRKESYSIYVYKVLKQVHPDTGISSKAMGIMNSFVNDIFERIASEASRLAHYNKRSTITSREVQTAVRLLLPGELAKHAVSEGTKAVTKYTSSK, encoded by the coding sequence ATGCCTGATCCGTCCAAATCAGCTCCGGCACCCAAGAAGGGTTCTAAGAAGGCTGTCACGAAGGCGCAGAAAAAAGATGGCAAAAAGCGTAAGCGCAGTCGGAAGGAGAGTTATTCCATCTACGTGTACAAGGTGTTAAAGCAGGTGCACCCGGACACCGGTATTTCTTCCAAGGCTATGGGTATCATGAACTCGTTCGTCAACGACATCTTCGAGCGTATTGCTAGCGAGGCCTCTCGTTTGGCGCACTACAACAAGCGGTCTACCATCACGTCCCGGGAGGTGCAGACGGCCGTGCGCCTGCTGTTGCCCGGTGAGCTAGCCAAACACGCTGTGTCCGAAGGTACCAAAGCCGTCACGAAGTATACCAGCTCCAAGTGA